Below is a window of Streptomyces sp. WMMB303 DNA.
GGGCGACCCGAAATCAGGAATCGGGTATGGCATGGTCGGTCAGATTACGGCGAACTCATTCATGAAGCGAGAGTTCGGAACGAAGCTGATCGAGCAGTACTTCGCGCACGAGGTGGAGTTGACGGAAGTAATTGACACCTCGGGCGCATATATCCCCGGCCACGGGACTCCAACGGTCATCTTGGTGGGCAAACGGCGGGAGGGAAGCAGCAGATGCACAACGATTCGCACTGTGCGGAGCATCCAGGGCGAGCCCTCTGCGCCTGAGAACAGCGCTGAAGGACAGGTATGGAGCGCCATAGTAGAACATATCGACAGTCCGGCCACTGCTTGCCAGTGGGTATCGGTTGACGACTTGGGGCGCAGCCGATACTTCAGCAAGCAACCGTGGATGCTTACAGACGGCGGCCTCGAAATGAATGATGCTATCGTCTCGTCAACCAAGGATTCGCTATCCACTCACACTGTGCGCATCGGGTTCGTAGGCATGACGCATGCCGACGATATCATGATTCGTCCCACCCGCTCTTGGAGTAAGCACGTCCAGGGTTTCACAGCACCCATTGCCGCAGGGGAACAAATCCGCGACTGGATCTCCACGACTGACTATGCCGCCTTTTACCCTTACCGTCAGGATCGCACCACCCGCCATCCATCGCACTCCGTGGTCGACTCCAGCGACCTCTGGCCCTTTCGTTCAGAGCTTGGGCAACGGGCCACATTCGGGGGTAGCAACTACTTCAACACCGGGCGCTCTTGGTGGGTTTGGCATCAACTCCCCAAGGATGTAGGCGCTCATCCCTGGTCAATCCCTTTTGCATTCGTGGCGACGCATAATCATTTCACTCTAAACCGAGACAACACGATATTTAAGCAATCTGCGCCAGTGATCAAGCTTCACGAGGAAGCGAGTGAAGAAGAGCACCTACGACTGCTCGGACTGCTCAACAGTTCAACGGCATGTTTCTGGCTTCAGCAAGTGTCGCACAATAAGGGTGAAGGAGGTGGTGCACGCGTCGATGCAGGGTACTCAACCATGGGAAGCGAAGCATGGAAGAATTGTTTCGAATTTACCGGGACGAAGCTACAGGCATTCCCCTTGCCCGCTCGCTATCCAACAACGCTAAGCGTCTCCCTCGATGCCCTTGCTCAAGACCTCACCGAGATGAATCCTTCTACCCTCGCTTGCAAGGTCATACCTACCTCCATAGAGCTCCGCGAAGCCTGCGCAACCTGGCACTCCACCCGCGCCCGCATGATCGCCCTCCAAGAAGAGCTCGACTGGCAGGTATACAGCCTCTACAACCTGCACCCCGAAGACCTCCGGGTCTCCGAGGACCCCGACTCTCCCGACATCCCGGAACTCGCCCTCGGCGAACGCGCCTTCGAGATCGTGTTGGCCCGCAAGGTGCAGGCGGGGGAAGCCAGCGACGAGTGGTTCAAGCGGCACGGCTCCACCCCCATCACCGAGATCCCCGAGCACTGGCCCTCCGCGTACCGCGAGGTGGTGCAGAAGCGGATCGATGCCATTGAGTCGTCCCGCGCCATCGGCATGGTGGAGAGGCCCGAGTACAAGCGGCGGTGGGCGACCGAGGGGTGGGACGCGCTTCAGGAGAAGGCCCTCAAATCCTGGTTGCTCGACCGGATGGAGAACAGGGAGCACTGGTACGACGAGAACGGGATGCCCGCGCTCGTCACGCTCTCCCGGCTCACCGATGCGCTGTCCCAGGACGAGGACTTCGTGTCCGTCGCGAAGATCTATGCGCCCCGCAAGGAACTGGCGGCCGTCGTCGGTGAGCTGATATCCGACGAGCACGTCCCGTTCCTGGCCGCCCTCCGCTACAAGCCCTCCGGGCTCAAGAAGCGTGAGGACTGGGAGCATGTATGGGACCTCCAGCGGGAGGAGGACGCGGCGCCGGACGAGCCGACCAAGCGCAAGATCCGCGACAGCATCCCCGTGCCGCCCAAGTACACCTCCGCCGACTTCCTCCGCCCCTCCTACTGGCGGGCACGCGGCAAGCTGGACGTGCCCAAGGAGCGGTTCATCTCCTACGGGCAGACCAACGTGGCGAAGCCGGAGCTGTACGGCTGGGCCGGGTGGAACCACCAGGAGCAGGCGTACGCCCTCGACGCCTACATCGCCGCGCACGAGGAACTGACCTCCGAGCAGGTGGCGCCCTTCCTCGCTGGGTTGCTGGAGCTCCAGCCCTGGCTGGACCAGTGGCACAACGAGTTCGATGCCACCTTCGGTGCCTCACCCGCCGCCTTCTTTCGGGGCGACCGTCAGATGGTTCAGGGCGAGCACGGACTGACGGACGACAACCTGCGCGCCTGGCGGCCGGCCGCCGCTGCACGTGGACGGCGAACCGCCAAGAAATAGCGAAGAACGCCCCCTTGCAACACTCTGCTCCGCTCGCGTATCAGGCCGCGAGCGGGGCAGAGAGACCAGAGCCACCACCATGGCCGGTGCGCTTCGGAGCTCACGTGACGCTTCGCCATCCCTGCTGCACCAGTTCTGTTCTCACAGATCGAGACGCCACCACGCCAAGACCGTGCCCCTATGCGTTGAGCCTGGCGACTCGCTTGTAGCAGCAGAGAGCTGCGGGAGATGAAGTGCCGGCCTCTCTCCCCCTTTCCCGCACCACTCCGAGCTGAGCTGACGGCCAGTCAGGCCCGCACAGTCTGCGTGGCGTTGACTGATCGATCTGTCCGAAAAGCCCATTGCAGGGCCAGATCCTGACATGGAAGCCTCAGAGTCATGATTCGCACATATCGATGGAAAATTGCAGGCATCGCCGCCGCTGGCACAGCCCTCGCACTGACCTTCCCGGCCTCGGCGTCGGCCGGCACCACCGGTGCAGGAAGCTGGGATTACGTCGGTTCCTCGTCGTTCTACGAGGTAAACGGCGTTTACTACAGCCACCCCGTAAAGTCACACGGCGGGAACTTCAAAGCCTGCATTTATACTTCGACCAGCGGGAAAAGAGCGTACGCTTTATACGAAGACGACGTGAACAATTACGACGACAAGGTCGGTTCCGTGCGCCAGCAGGTCGCGGGAGGATGCGAGACCTGGGACGTATCGGGGGCCGTGGACGGCGACAACCACCGAGCGGAACTGTACATCGCAACCAATGACTCAAGGGCGTATAAGGTGAAGTACTACGACTGACAGAATGCCATGGTGCTCGCTCCGTTACGGCGGGGCGAGCACCACGGCATTCCGGAGGAAGTGA
It encodes the following:
- the pglX gene encoding BREX-2 system adenine-specific DNA-methyltransferase PglX; amino-acid sequence: MIDRKALLNDLKQQVKAVESDLAQQVKLAGDVGAKLRSEYDRAKKLGRTAATWNSWLDERVTQVAVAWVLGTVFVRFCEDNELIPEPYLTAPEGDRRDLALARYEEYVATADDPTYRGWIERAFDELGAGQAGRLLFDRRHNPLFQIPLSHDGARELVEFWRERDEAGVLVHDFTDPLEEDGDGTRGWDTRFLGDLYQDLSEAARKTYALLQTPEFVEEFILDRTMTPAVGEFGYEGLKLIDPTCGSGHFVLGAFRRLVRLWAEGRPGVDVHERVRAALDSVHGVDVNPFAVAIARFRLLVAAMAASGMRTLEESGRYEWPMHLAVGDSLIKHRHRQGNLFDESEEEGADELADFKYQTEDVHEHPDILKPGRYHVVVGNPPYITVKDKRLNELYRALYSACAGTYALSVPFAQRFFELATTGDPKSGIGYGMVGQITANSFMKREFGTKLIEQYFAHEVELTEVIDTSGAYIPGHGTPTVILVGKRREGSSRCTTIRTVRSIQGEPSAPENSAEGQVWSAIVEHIDSPATACQWVSVDDLGRSRYFSKQPWMLTDGGLEMNDAIVSSTKDSLSTHTVRIGFVGMTHADDIMIRPTRSWSKHVQGFTAPIAAGEQIRDWISTTDYAAFYPYRQDRTTRHPSHSVVDSSDLWPFRSELGQRATFGGSNYFNTGRSWWVWHQLPKDVGAHPWSIPFAFVATHNHFTLNRDNTIFKQSAPVIKLHEEASEEEHLRLLGLLNSSTACFWLQQVSHNKGEGGGARVDAGYSTMGSEAWKNCFEFTGTKLQAFPLPARYPTTLSVSLDALAQDLTEMNPSTLACKVIPTSIELREACATWHSTRARMIALQEELDWQVYSLYNLHPEDLRVSEDPDSPDIPELALGERAFEIVLARKVQAGEASDEWFKRHGSTPITEIPEHWPSAYREVVQKRIDAIESSRAIGMVERPEYKRRWATEGWDALQEKALKSWLLDRMENREHWYDENGMPALVTLSRLTDALSQDEDFVSVAKIYAPRKELAAVVGELISDEHVPFLAALRYKPSGLKKREDWEHVWDLQREEDAAPDEPTKRKIRDSIPVPPKYTSADFLRPSYWRARGKLDVPKERFISYGQTNVAKPELYGWAGWNHQEQAYALDAYIAAHEELTSEQVAPFLAGLLELQPWLDQWHNEFDATFGASPAAFFRGDRQMVQGEHGLTDDNLRAWRPAAAARGRRTAKK